A genomic segment from Rhodothermaceae bacterium encodes:
- a CDS encoding Gfo/Idh/MocA family oxidoreductase, translating to MHKVRLAQIGVGYWGKNLLRNFDAIPACRVVAVCDADPGARQFVEDRYPMISVTKDAQDILSRDDLDGIVIATETSSHFSLARTALESGRHVFVEKPMAERAKEAEILVSLSEETGCHCMVGHLLLYHPAFNYVENLIQSGALGDIYYMYSVRVNLGIVRQRENALQSLAPHDLSVALAFLQREPVAVAVHAQAYLQPDICDVAFSTIFFEDGALAHLHTSWLDPHKIRKITLVGSKKMVVIDEMTSAEKVRIYDKGVNPPGYVGFAESMTTRVGDIHIPNIRMSEPLRMECAHFVDCIRTGKTPRTDARNGLAVVRLLDAAQKSLESGGAKIPISA from the coding sequence ATGCATAAAGTTCGACTAGCCCAGATCGGCGTAGGGTACTGGGGCAAAAACCTATTGAGAAATTTTGACGCAATCCCGGCATGCCGTGTCGTCGCCGTCTGTGATGCAGATCCTGGGGCGAGGCAGTTTGTTGAGGACCGATATCCGATGATTTCTGTCACGAAGGATGCACAGGACATTCTATCCCGTGACGACCTTGATGGGATTGTTATTGCTACGGAAACATCCTCTCATTTCTCTCTTGCACGCACCGCTCTTGAGAGCGGCCGCCATGTATTCGTCGAAAAACCCATGGCTGAACGTGCGAAGGAAGCGGAAATTCTGGTCTCGCTATCTGAGGAGACGGGCTGTCACTGCATGGTGGGCCATCTGCTTCTCTACCATCCGGCGTTCAATTATGTGGAAAACCTGATTCAAAGCGGTGCACTCGGTGATATATACTACATGTACAGCGTACGCGTCAACCTTGGCATTGTACGTCAGCGTGAAAATGCACTACAGAGCCTCGCTCCACACGACCTGTCTGTCGCCCTAGCCTTTCTGCAGCGGGAACCCGTCGCGGTCGCCGTACATGCTCAGGCTTACTTGCAACCTGATATCTGCGATGTTGCATTCTCAACGATTTTTTTTGAGGATGGTGCACTCGCGCATCTCCATACAAGCTGGCTGGATCCCCACAAAATCCGTAAGATCACTTTGGTGGGTAGCAAAAAGATGGTCGTTATTGATGAAATGACCAGCGCAGAGAAAGTGCGTATTTATGATAAAGGTGTCAACCCGCCAGGGTATGTAGGATTTGCCGAATCCATGACTACGCGTGTTGGCGATATTCATATTCCCAATATCCGAATGTCGGAACCGCTGCGTATGGAGTGTGCCCATTTTGTTGATTGTATTCGTACGGGCAAGACACCACGTACCGATGCTCGCAATGGTTTGGCGGTTGTTCGTTTGCTTGACGCCGCACAAAAATCGCTTGAATCAGGGGGTGCCAAGATCCCGATTAGCGCTTAG
- a CDS encoding N-acetyltransferase, translating to MNASKPILGKGCIIEDDVELGPNCVIGHHVVIRAGTRLGAGVRVGDHSVLGARPMRAQQSTLRTSDQQQGLTVGDHCLIGSGAILYCGCAVGSHVMVADLASVRERVSIGEATIVGRGVAVENDCSVGAHCKLETNVYITAYSKLEDYVFIAPGVTTSNDNFAGRTKERHKYYKGVTVLRGGRIGAGATILPGKTIGPDAMLAAGGVLTHHIPARELWAGVPARYLRMVPEDQWLENQ from the coding sequence ATGAATGCATCAAAACCCATTCTGGGTAAGGGCTGCATCATTGAAGATGATGTCGAATTGGGCCCGAACTGTGTGATTGGTCACCATGTGGTTATTCGAGCAGGAACGCGCTTGGGTGCCGGTGTCCGGGTTGGAGATCATAGTGTGCTTGGAGCTAGGCCAATGCGGGCTCAACAAAGTACGCTGCGTACCTCGGATCAGCAGCAAGGTCTCACGGTCGGTGACCACTGCCTGATTGGAAGCGGTGCAATCCTATACTGTGGCTGCGCTGTCGGCTCACATGTAATGGTCGCGGACCTGGCTTCTGTGCGGGAACGGGTTTCCATTGGCGAAGCTACCATTGTTGGCCGAGGAGTCGCTGTCGAGAATGACTGTTCTGTCGGAGCTCATTGTAAGCTGGAGACCAACGTATATATCACCGCCTACTCTAAACTGGAAGATTACGTATTCATTGCACCCGGTGTAACGACCAGTAATGACAATTTTGCAGGCCGAACAAAAGAGCGCCATAAATACTACAAGGGGGTTACGGTATTGCGCGGTGGACGGATCGGTGCAGGAGCCACCATCCTACCTGGTAAAACGATTGGACCTGATGCGATGCTGGCTGCAGGTGGTGTCCTTACACATCATATTCCTGCACGTGAATTGTGGGCAGGAGTACCCGCTCGATACCTGCGCATGGTTCCAGAAGATCAGTGGTTAGAGAATCAGTAG
- a CDS encoding TonB-dependent receptor plug domain-containing protein: MLCNKYIFSSALLILFFALPSWAYAQSASVTGIVTDSENSLPLFGANVVHVGSGQGTATDANGQYTLSELPAGVSLIRVSYIGYRSTEIEVNLAEEENFVLNIELVGGIDLDQVQVTASRRQEKILDAPASIDVILVEDLARAVVPSTVMSLRNVTGLDIAQTGVDRNEVVLRGFNNVFSGATLVLTDYRDAGSASVNVNLHSLMPNLSVDLDRVEIVRGPGSALYGAGVDAGVVHYITKDAFSHPGATVSVSGGERSHMNVQARVAGVLGKRVGVKVTGSYATANDFPLQSCDQSLLDAREFDRCPDPEDAVQILIDGERETDFSKYTVAGNLDFRLGSQTTLSLNAGTAALNGTVLSGIGTIQGDNYRYSFGQARLSRGGFFAQFFVNANNTGDTYVYGGDPVVEYSRQYVTQAQYDMQFGTRQSLIMGFDLELTRPDTRGTVLGRNEDHDNIDEYGLYVQSTTNFTNRTELILALRGDYNNVVDKFQLSPRVGLVVKPTPNSSFRATYNRSFSSPTASSNWLDLVAATIPGTDIKVRGRGAATGFTYMRNPEYLNLGASTDLVASSLLPGAEGAPTPVGISTGLVYGLMYQSLAATPDEDIAALLAANGLNVPVPLIAALKAALSPEATVVQGFSPGVLGALNLSTAEINLGVTDVENVGPLEQTISQAFEVGYKGILGDNVLFAVDAYYATKKNFVGALQVRTPFVLVPTLPQDLVRDISTGISNNTTLAATLGLFGLSAEQAAQLLVDVAGGSLPTAETPIAIVQPNENNPGIGQVPEMMLSYPNFGDISYYGMDVSLQVIVSRALSLFGNMSWVSDDFFDHTELNEELEDKVLALNAPSFKFKLGGQYEHRSGFSVNASGRYVKGFPVVSGPYIGDVPSYFVLDIGAGYEINSVLRADIGINNATNSNHREFVGSPRLGRLASARLTYTADWR, from the coding sequence ATGTTGTGTAATAAATATATTTTCAGTTCGGCTTTGCTGATACTTTTTTTTGCATTGCCTAGTTGGGCATATGCTCAGTCAGCCTCGGTTACTGGCATAGTTACAGATTCAGAGAATAGTCTGCCGTTGTTCGGAGCAAACGTGGTTCATGTAGGCTCGGGGCAGGGAACTGCTACGGATGCGAATGGGCAGTACACCCTTAGCGAACTGCCTGCGGGCGTCAGTTTGATACGGGTGTCCTACATCGGCTACAGATCAACTGAAATAGAAGTTAATCTCGCCGAAGAAGAGAACTTCGTACTGAATATAGAACTGGTGGGTGGTATTGATCTGGATCAGGTCCAGGTCACTGCCAGCCGACGTCAAGAGAAAATATTGGATGCACCTGCATCCATTGACGTCATTCTGGTGGAGGATCTAGCACGTGCAGTTGTGCCCTCAACGGTTATGTCCCTGCGGAACGTCACTGGACTTGATATCGCCCAAACTGGTGTAGACCGAAATGAAGTTGTTCTGCGTGGGTTCAACAATGTGTTTTCCGGCGCCACCCTGGTTTTGACCGATTACCGTGACGCCGGCTCGGCCTCAGTAAATGTAAATCTTCACAGCCTGATGCCGAATCTTTCGGTAGATCTTGACCGGGTGGAAATCGTGCGAGGCCCTGGATCCGCACTCTACGGCGCGGGTGTCGATGCAGGTGTTGTGCACTACATTACCAAAGACGCATTTTCGCATCCAGGGGCCACGGTTTCTGTCAGCGGCGGAGAGCGCTCGCATATGAATGTACAGGCACGTGTTGCGGGCGTGCTGGGTAAACGCGTTGGGGTGAAGGTCACCGGGTCTTACGCGACCGCGAATGATTTTCCTCTTCAATCCTGTGATCAGTCTCTCCTAGATGCCCGCGAATTCGATCGGTGTCCCGATCCAGAAGATGCAGTACAGATTCTCATAGATGGCGAGCGGGAAACAGATTTCAGCAAGTATACGGTCGCGGGGAATTTGGATTTTCGGCTTGGTTCCCAAACGACATTGTCTTTGAATGCTGGAACTGCTGCGCTCAATGGGACGGTTTTAAGCGGGATCGGCACGATACAGGGGGACAATTATCGCTATTCGTTTGGACAGGCTCGGTTATCCAGGGGAGGATTTTTTGCACAATTTTTTGTGAATGCAAATAATACGGGTGACACCTATGTCTATGGGGGCGATCCAGTTGTTGAATATTCTCGCCAGTATGTGACGCAGGCTCAGTATGACATGCAATTTGGTACTCGGCAGTCGCTGATTATGGGGTTTGATCTGGAGCTGACTCGTCCAGACACAAGAGGGACGGTTCTGGGACGTAACGAAGACCATGACAATATTGATGAATATGGACTGTACGTGCAATCAACAACAAACTTCACCAATCGCACCGAACTGATACTTGCACTGCGCGGAGACTATAACAATGTGGTTGATAAATTCCAGTTATCGCCACGTGTTGGCCTAGTGGTCAAGCCCACTCCGAATTCGAGTTTCCGTGCAACTTATAACCGCAGTTTCTCATCGCCTACGGCGAGCAGCAACTGGCTAGATTTGGTGGCTGCAACCATACCTGGAACTGACATTAAAGTACGTGGACGCGGGGCTGCCACCGGTTTCACCTATATGCGCAATCCAGAGTATCTGAATTTGGGTGCTTCAACGGACCTTGTTGCATCAAGTCTGTTGCCAGGGGCGGAGGGAGCTCCGACTCCGGTAGGGATCAGTACGGGGTTGGTTTATGGTCTCATGTATCAGTCTCTTGCAGCGACCCCTGATGAGGACATTGCCGCGCTGCTGGCAGCGAACGGTCTCAACGTGCCTGTACCGTTGATTGCGGCTCTCAAAGCGGCATTGAGTCCCGAGGCAACGGTCGTACAGGGGTTCAGTCCAGGAGTTTTGGGGGCGCTGAATCTGAGTACGGCGGAAATTAACCTAGGAGTGACGGATGTAGAAAATGTTGGTCCCCTCGAACAAACGATTTCCCAGGCCTTTGAGGTGGGGTACAAGGGGATTCTTGGTGACAATGTATTGTTCGCGGTGGATGCCTATTACGCGACAAAAAAGAATTTCGTAGGGGCTCTTCAAGTGCGAACGCCATTTGTCCTGGTTCCTACTTTGCCCCAGGATCTTGTTCGCGATATTTCCACAGGAATTTCGAACAATACCACACTAGCCGCAACACTTGGACTTTTCGGTCTGAGTGCGGAGCAGGCGGCCCAACTGTTGGTCGATGTCGCAGGTGGTTCACTGCCTACTGCAGAGACACCGATCGCAATCGTACAACCGAATGAGAATAATCCGGGGATCGGTCAGGTTCCCGAGATGATGCTGTCCTATCCAAATTTTGGAGATATCTCATATTACGGGATGGACGTTTCACTTCAGGTCATTGTCTCACGTGCCCTTTCATTATTTGGCAATATGTCTTGGGTGAGCGATGATTTCTTTGATCATACTGAACTGAATGAAGAGCTTGAAGACAAAGTTCTGGCATTAAATGCACCGAGTTTCAAGTTCAAACTGGGAGGGCAGTACGAACACCGGAGTGGGTTTAGTGTGAATGCATCTGGCCGTTATGTGAAGGGATTTCCCGTGGTTTCGGGACCCTACATAGGCGATGTTCCGTCCTATTTCGTCTTGGATATAGGTGCTGGCTATGAGATTAATTCTGTGCTGCGGGCAGATATTGGCATTAACAACGCGACAAACAGCAACCACCGGGAGTTCGTCGGGTCTCCTAGATTGGGTCGTCTTGCGAGTGCACGCCTAACGTATACCGCCGACTGGAGGTAG
- a CDS encoding DegT/DnrJ/EryC1/StrS family aminotransferase, which translates to MNIQMVDLRGQYLRIKDEIDAAVAQVLDSAHFIRGPVVSHFEAALAEYTKAEYAIGVANGTDALQIAYMALGIGPGDEIITPSFTFIATAEAAALLGAVPVFADIDPDTFCLDPASVEACITPRTRAIIPVHLFGQSADMDPITALASQHNLAVIEDNAQAIGATYRDIPTGSMGTMATCSFFPSKNLGAYGDGGAILTSDPELEAQSRMITNHGGRHKYYNEVIGLNSRLDALQAAILEVKLRHLESFTERRRTAAAYYHSLFEDIDEIVCPHEAPWGRHVYHQYVIRVKKREELVNSLSQAGIPHGIYYPVPLHRQPVFGAESNQKVLPETERACDEVLALPMHTELTPAQQELIAEKVIDHATHLIYA; encoded by the coding sequence ATGAATATTCAGATGGTTGATCTCAGGGGACAGTACCTGAGAATCAAAGATGAGATCGACGCAGCTGTGGCTCAGGTTTTGGATTCCGCGCATTTCATTCGCGGTCCTGTTGTATCACACTTTGAGGCCGCACTTGCTGAGTACACAAAAGCTGAATATGCCATCGGAGTCGCGAACGGGACGGATGCCCTGCAAATTGCCTATATGGCTCTTGGGATTGGCCCCGGTGATGAAATCATCACCCCCTCATTCACGTTCATTGCCACCGCGGAGGCTGCTGCCCTTTTGGGAGCCGTGCCCGTCTTTGCAGATATAGATCCCGATACGTTTTGTCTTGATCCGGCCAGTGTTGAAGCATGCATCACTCCTCGAACGCGAGCCATTATCCCCGTACACCTCTTCGGCCAGTCGGCAGATATGGATCCGATTACTGCTCTCGCCTCACAACACAATCTTGCTGTGATCGAAGACAATGCACAGGCGATTGGAGCAACCTATAGGGATATTCCCACCGGAAGTATGGGAACCATGGCTACCTGTTCATTCTTTCCTTCAAAAAACCTGGGCGCATATGGTGATGGCGGAGCCATCCTCACTTCCGATCCAGAACTAGAGGCCCAGTCCCGCATGATCACGAATCATGGTGGACGACACAAATATTATAATGAAGTGATTGGACTCAACAGCCGACTGGATGCGCTCCAGGCAGCAATCCTGGAAGTAAAACTCCGGCATCTCGAATCTTTTACTGAGCGACGACGCACGGCAGCCGCGTACTATCATTCACTCTTTGAAGATATTGATGAGATTGTTTGCCCTCATGAAGCTCCGTGGGGGCGCCATGTCTATCACCAGTACGTGATTCGCGTAAAGAAGAGAGAAGAACTCGTCAACTCCCTCTCCCAGGCCGGTATTCCCCATGGGATCTACTATCCTGTACCATTGCATCGGCAACCTGTATTTGGGGCCGAATCAAATCAGAAGGTGCTCCCCGAAACGGAGCGAGCCTGTGATGAGGTCTTGGCCCTGCCAATGCACACAGAGCTCACGCCTGCTCAGCAGGAGCTGATTGCAGAGAAAGTAATTGACCATGCAACCCATCTGATCTATGCATAA
- a CDS encoding endonuclease MutS2, which translates to MISDRVAEKLGFNTLVRWMKESLVSSMGTEELNAIHPVSDSGARRLSLTHTDALQGHLLSGDTLLLQDFIDVRPYLEQAHPDGAVLNAESLDEVRRVCRASRRIRTFFSKEGYSILAKVVRPIGLLQELEQHIERTVDSSGRVKDTASTELRQIRRRLLQRQQALREKLRELLSRAIQQGYAAENQLTMRAGRMVIPLRAEAKRKMRGFVHDSSATGQTVYLEPAVCLDLGNEVRILEAQEQREIERLLRELTNRVREHANTIERNLVILGKIDLLHAKAQLSIRLGGVVPKLSEESVLEIREGKNPALLLTGKSKEIIPLTLSLGGETRTLVITGPNAGGKTVAMKTCGLMLVMLGCGIPIPAHPESIFGSFTQILVEIGDEQSIERDLSTFSARIAGLQQMCEVAAEGMLMLIDEIGTGTDPAEGSALAQAVLEHFTASGALTVVTTHHGTLKAYAHETAGVANGSMDFDEDTLRPTFLFRQGLPGSSYAFRIASRMKFSPAVLARARQILGKPGVTLESLIASYRDRISKLESSSRMPEPELVPESGPAHPSSRPTVRRAPGKAEPLPAVQLKVGQQAVIDAGNSPCEILSIQGRNALVSAGNMRMKVALKRLTPIKQTKLRRKGRVRVSVPRTRVDLRGFRVSEALAEVEKLLDQGTGANLSTVEIIHGTGTGALRSAIHSYLETAEVNKEFECLDANPGVTIVKI; encoded by the coding sequence ATGATCTCGGATAGAGTGGCAGAAAAATTGGGTTTCAACACCCTGGTTCGGTGGATGAAAGAGTCGCTGGTGAGCTCCATGGGGACGGAAGAGCTCAATGCAATACATCCAGTATCAGATTCAGGGGCGCGAAGGCTTTCTCTAACGCACACGGATGCATTGCAAGGTCATCTCTTGAGCGGAGATACGCTTCTGTTACAGGATTTCATTGATGTACGTCCATATCTTGAGCAGGCACATCCAGATGGAGCCGTTCTCAATGCCGAATCCCTGGATGAGGTACGCAGAGTTTGTCGGGCAAGCCGGCGAATACGGACATTCTTCTCCAAGGAAGGCTATTCCATCCTGGCCAAGGTGGTTCGTCCGATTGGATTACTGCAAGAATTAGAGCAGCACATTGAGCGCACCGTTGACTCGAGTGGGAGAGTAAAGGACACTGCATCGACAGAATTACGTCAAATTCGTAGGAGGCTGCTTCAGCGTCAGCAGGCGCTCAGGGAAAAATTGCGCGAATTACTGAGCCGGGCAATTCAGCAGGGTTATGCTGCGGAGAATCAATTGACGATGCGTGCTGGCCGGATGGTCATCCCACTACGCGCAGAAGCGAAACGGAAAATGCGTGGATTTGTGCACGATAGCTCCGCAACAGGGCAGACCGTGTACCTCGAACCTGCAGTCTGCCTGGACCTGGGCAACGAAGTCCGAATATTGGAAGCGCAGGAGCAGCGTGAAATTGAACGACTCTTGCGAGAACTCACAAATCGCGTACGTGAGCACGCCAATACGATTGAACGAAATCTGGTCATCCTGGGGAAGATTGATCTCCTACATGCCAAGGCACAACTGAGCATTAGGCTTGGAGGCGTGGTCCCAAAATTATCGGAGGAATCGGTCCTGGAAATTCGCGAAGGGAAAAACCCGGCGCTACTGCTGACCGGCAAATCAAAAGAAATTATTCCATTGACCCTGTCCCTCGGCGGAGAGACACGAACCCTAGTCATTACGGGCCCAAATGCAGGAGGCAAGACCGTAGCCATGAAAACGTGCGGTTTAATGCTTGTCATGCTGGGATGCGGTATTCCGATTCCTGCACACCCTGAGTCAATATTTGGGTCCTTCACTCAGATTCTCGTCGAAATTGGCGATGAACAATCCATTGAACGGGATCTCTCTACCTTCAGTGCACGGATTGCTGGCTTGCAGCAAATGTGTGAGGTGGCGGCAGAGGGCATGCTCATGTTGATTGACGAGATCGGAACAGGTACAGATCCAGCGGAGGGGAGTGCACTTGCACAAGCAGTATTGGAGCATTTTACCGCTTCAGGAGCACTGACGGTGGTAACCACGCACCACGGCACGCTAAAGGCGTATGCGCATGAAACGGCGGGGGTCGCCAATGGGTCAATGGATTTTGATGAAGACACCTTGCGGCCGACATTTCTTTTTCGCCAGGGGCTTCCCGGCTCATCATACGCCTTTCGGATTGCCAGTCGAATGAAGTTCAGTCCGGCTGTCCTAGCACGGGCCCGTCAAATTCTGGGCAAGCCGGGCGTTACACTGGAGTCTCTTATTGCAAGTTATCGGGATCGTATCTCCAAACTGGAATCATCTTCGAGGATGCCCGAGCCCGAGCTAGTCCCCGAAAGTGGCCCTGCGCATCCTTCATCCAGACCTACGGTGCGCAGAGCACCGGGGAAAGCGGAGCCATTACCCGCAGTTCAGTTGAAAGTGGGGCAGCAGGCCGTCATCGATGCTGGGAATTCTCCCTGTGAGATCCTGTCCATTCAGGGACGTAATGCACTGGTTTCTGCCGGGAATATGCGTATGAAGGTTGCGTTGAAACGGCTCACTCCCATCAAACAAACGAAGCTTCGGCGGAAGGGCAGGGTACGTGTATCTGTGCCCCGGACCCGCGTTGATCTTCGGGGTTTTCGTGTAAGTGAGGCGCTTGCGGAGGTAGAAAAGCTACTGGATCAGGGTACCGGTGCGAATTTGTCCACGGTTGAGATCATTCATGGTACTGGCACGGGCGCGCTGCGCAGTGCGATTCACAGTTACTTAGAAACTGCCGAGGTGAACAAGGAATTTGAATGCTTGGATGCGAACCCGGGAGTCACGATTGTGAAGATATAA
- a CDS encoding TIGR02757 family protein has product MPNPSYLDRLVTHFESPSFIPDDPISLCHAFTDRTDQEIIGLYAATLAWGSRAVILSKLEELCTRMQFRPWRFVTQFDPVRDHDVLRTFVHRTFQPEDCLAFTHNLSLLIRQFGSVENIFGCQPEETDAHPSIERFSMRMMTAQPDTPIRLQKHLARPSRGSACKRLSLYLRWMVRSGPVDLGLWNSMKPRQLVLPLDIHSGRQARILGLLNRKMNDWKAVIELTDACRKLNRNDPARYDYALFGLGAYGDPFEDS; this is encoded by the coding sequence GTGCCAAACCCCTCCTACCTTGATCGACTGGTGACTCACTTTGAGTCTCCCTCCTTTATCCCTGACGATCCGATCAGCCTATGCCACGCCTTCACGGATCGAACCGATCAGGAGATTATTGGGCTCTACGCTGCAACATTGGCGTGGGGATCGCGTGCGGTCATTCTTTCAAAGCTCGAAGAACTATGCACCCGTATGCAATTCAGGCCCTGGAGGTTCGTTACTCAGTTCGATCCAGTTCGAGACCATGATGTACTTCGTACTTTTGTGCATCGTACCTTTCAACCAGAAGACTGCCTTGCCTTCACGCACAACCTGAGTCTCTTGATCCGCCAGTTTGGATCCGTTGAGAATATCTTTGGGTGTCAGCCTGAGGAGACCGACGCACATCCGTCCATAGAGCGATTTAGTATGCGCATGATGACTGCCCAACCCGATACCCCGATAAGACTGCAGAAACACCTCGCACGTCCCAGTCGTGGAAGTGCCTGCAAACGACTTTCATTATATCTACGCTGGATGGTTCGCTCTGGACCTGTAGATTTAGGACTCTGGAATTCTATGAAACCCCGTCAGCTTGTATTACCCCTGGATATTCACTCTGGACGCCAGGCACGTATCTTAGGATTACTCAACCGCAAAATGAATGACTGGAAGGCCGTCATTGAACTGACTGATGCTTGTCGGAAACTCAACAGGAACGATCCGGCACGCTATGACTATGCACTCTTCGGCCTTGGAGCATATGGAGACCCGTTTGAAGATTCATGA
- a CDS encoding glycosyltransferase family 2 protein, whose amino-acid sequence MTDRHTSSPGICLVFPCYNEEEVLPDLLRTLSALDLGIPTRFLFVDDGSTDGTLQLLQAACQSESDHQMAYLSFSRNFGHQVAVSAGLKHAHGDLVAVLDADLQDPPELLNQFIAKWRDGYDVVYGIRTNRKEPWFLRVCYSSFYHFLSKTANIRIPRDAGDFALMDRKVVDVINSLPEHNRFVRGLRGWVGFHQVGVKYARPARHAGKPSYNMKRLSRLALDGLLSFSSAPLRLSAWLGAGAAFLGFCYLVYALSVFISGKDLPEGWTSTVVLILFLGGVQLMVLGILGEYLGRIFDEVKGRPHYVMNECAGWLTEPDTIKE is encoded by the coding sequence ATGACCGATCGACACACTTCTAGCCCAGGAATTTGCCTCGTTTTTCCCTGCTACAATGAGGAAGAGGTTCTACCAGATTTACTTCGTACACTCAGCGCATTGGATTTGGGGATTCCGACACGATTCCTGTTCGTTGATGATGGGAGTACCGATGGTACGCTTCAGCTTTTGCAAGCGGCCTGCCAATCCGAATCCGATCATCAAATGGCTTACCTGAGCTTCTCCAGAAATTTTGGACATCAGGTCGCTGTAAGTGCCGGGTTGAAGCATGCTCATGGAGACCTCGTCGCCGTCCTAGATGCCGACCTTCAGGATCCTCCAGAGCTCCTCAATCAGTTTATCGCCAAATGGCGCGATGGTTACGATGTTGTCTATGGGATACGGACAAATCGTAAAGAACCTTGGTTTCTGCGAGTCTGCTACAGTAGTTTCTACCACTTTCTGAGCAAAACAGCAAATATTAGAATCCCCCGGGACGCGGGAGATTTTGCCCTCATGGACCGAAAAGTGGTGGATGTGATCAACTCGCTGCCTGAGCACAACCGATTTGTTCGGGGCCTGCGTGGGTGGGTTGGGTTTCATCAAGTAGGGGTCAAGTATGCACGCCCGGCCCGACATGCAGGCAAACCCAGCTACAACATGAAACGACTGTCACGGCTTGCCTTGGACGGGTTGCTTTCATTCTCGTCGGCCCCTCTGCGATTATCAGCGTGGCTAGGTGCTGGAGCGGCTTTCCTTGGCTTTTGCTATCTCGTTTATGCTCTGAGCGTATTTATAAGCGGGAAGGATCTGCCCGAGGGATGGACTTCGACAGTCGTGTTGATCCTATTCCTGGGTGGGGTCCAACTTATGGTCCTGGGAATTCTCGGCGAATATCTGGGACGAATCTTTGACGAGGTCAAAGGCCGCCCGCATTATGTCATGAACGAGTGTGCTGGCTGGCTGACCGAACCAGATACGATCAAGGAATGA